In Bacteroidales bacterium, the DNA window ATTGGTTTCTAATCTTGCCATCGTGGGTGTTTACTACTTTAAAGAGGCTTCATACTTGAAGAATGAAATTAAGTTTTTATTAGCAGAACACATTATGGAAAATGGTGAATACCAGCTAACGGATGCATTAAAAAATCTCCTCAACAAAGGAATGAATTTTTTTGCTTTACCCATTGATGAATGGTTGGACTGTGGAAATAAAGATGCTACGGTATATTCAAATAAAAGAATTTTAGAAAGACATGGCGAAAACATCATTTCCTCCACATGTTCTATTGAAAACTCAATCATTATCCCTCCATGTTATGTAGGTCATCATGTTAAAATTTCTAACAGCATTATAGGCCCCTTTGTTTCCATTGAAAACCATACACACATTAAAGATTCCATAATTACTAAATCCATTGTTCAAAGCCATAGCTACATTGTCAATGCTAACATCGACAATTCCATGGTTGGCAATTACGTTGAATATCACGAAAAACATAAAGAATTAAACGTAGGAGACTATACAATCATAAACTAATGTCGAAAGTCATTTTTTATTTCATTTTATTAGGAATTACAGTTACTTCATGCAGGACAAAAAAAAATGAGGTAAATCAACCTCAGCAGCATTCCAGTATAACTCTCACAACTCAATACATCGAAGCTTTCCGGCAGGCATTTCTTCAGCAGAACGAAACTGCTAAAGACATTTTCAACAGTATTCTTGAAACACATCCTTGGCATCATCCTTCGCATTACGAACTTGGCAAATTATTTTTTAACGAAGGTAAATATGACAAAGCCATCGAACATTTAAATAAAGCTGTAAAGCTTGATCCCAATAACATATGGTATAAGATCCTCCTAGCCCAGTCTTATATTATGATGGGCGAATATAAGGATGCCATTGAGGTTTACGAAAAACTCACACGCCAATACCCTAACAGTTCAGATTTTCTAATCAAGCTTGGAGACTTGTATTTTCAAGCAAACAATGCTACCAAAGCCCTAGAAACCTTTAACTATCTCGAAAAAAAAATTGGACCAACTGAAGAAGTTTACAGAAGAAAATTTGAAATTTATCTAACTATAGGGCAAGAAGAAAAAGCTTATCAAGAACTTGCCACAATGCTCAAAACCATCCCTGGTAACCCTCAATATTCTTTAAAATTAGCTGAATACTATTTTAAAACAGGAAGAATTCATCTGGGATACGATTATCTTCAAAAAACTCTTTCATACGATCCTTCCAACACACTAGCAAATCTCTACTTGGCAGATTACTACTTTCTTATCAAAGATACGTTAAAGGCAAAAGAACAGGTAAATTCTCTGATTGAAAGATCAGACATTTCAGTAGATGATAAAGTTTTTATCGTGCTTTCTCTCATGCAAAAAGATCTGTATGGTGATTCTTTAATTATTTTTTCTTTTATAAATAATCTTATTAAGCAATATCCAGATGATCCTAAAATTTATGCTCTCAGTGGTGATGTGCATTTTCAAAGAAATCATCTTTCAGAAGCTATTGAATTTTGGAAGCGATCTATTCATCTTGATTCCTCTCGATATTTAGTCTGGGAAAATTTGTTGTACGCTCAGTTTCTGACTGATGATCGACAAGGTTTATTTACTTTTGTACCCCGTGCCATGGAACTTTTTCCCGAACAACCTCACTTGCAATTTTTTCACTATTACCTCGAATTCATTAAACAAAATTTTGAAGCAATTAATTCTCAACTGAAAAATTATGTTAAATATTTCAAGGATAAAGAACTAGAGAGATTTACTAAAATCTTACTTTCTTTGAGCAATCTTTATTCGGTACCAAATACTCCTGAAGAAGCAATTGTTGCTGAATTAGAAAAATCTGGAATAGAAACATTCTCTTATATGTACTTCTGTTTTTTGATCCAAGTCAAAACCGATACCCTTAAAGCTCTTAGCTGGGCTAGTAAGCACCCTTTTAAAAATCTTACACATTTAACTTACCAAAATGCAATTAAAGCCTTTTACGAAAAAAATTATAAACAAGCTTCATTTTTAATTCATAAAACAGAATATCAAAAAGAATTTTTTCCTGAAATTTTGGAACTTGCTGGAGATATTGCTTTAAAAGAGGGATCTTCGGAAGAAGCCATTGATTGGTGGACATATGCTTATGCCCTCACTAAATCACCTCGTATTAATATCAAACTTCAAACTCAATTAAACTATGAAAAAAAATAATTACTTCTGGCTGTTTATTTTTTCTGTGAATATGATCGTTTTGCTTACTAGTTGCAAAATTTTTAAAAAAACCTCCAATATCCCTTCTCAGTCTCAAGAACAAATCGAACAAAAAACAGTTCACCATCATACTGATAGCATTTTTAAAAAGTTAGAAAGAAATTACTTGAATTTTACTACGATGTCAGCAAAATTTTCTTGTACTTTTACCGACGATAAAAAAGATAAAACTACATTTTCTGGATCTTTGAGAATCAGGGCTAATCAGCTTGTTTGGGTCTCCATCAATACTCTTTTGAATATCGAATTTGCAAGGATCTTACTTCGTCCTGATTCGGTCTTTTTTATTGATCGAGTTGGCAAGTTTTATTTCAGTGGAGATTATTTAAACGTTTCACAACTTTTCTTTATCAATATGGACTTCGACATGATATATTCTTTACTATTAAACAAAGATTTTTCGTACTATGAAACAAGTTTTTTTAAAATAATGCGTGACGAGAACCATCTCCGTCTTTCTACCCCTGCTAGAACTAAAATCAAAAAATATGTCAAAAAAAGAGAGGATCTTGAAAGAATTTATATGCAGGATATATGGATCGATACTACTTACTGGAAAATTAGAAAACAAAGAATAAAGGAAATATCTAATCCTAATCAAACGTTTACGTTGGAATACAACGATTTTCGAAGTATTGATCATAATATTTTATTTCCTTATGAGTATAACATTGAAATACTGTCAGATAAAAAATTTACTTTATCCATTATACTTGAAAAGGTGTCACTTAATGACTCCATCATTACCAACTTCAGAATTCCATCAGATTATAAAAATTTTCTTGAAAAGAAATGACAAAAGGATGCTTTTTTTTATTTTTATTATGGATCTGTACGTTTAGCATAACTGCCCAAAAAAAAGAAAACATCATTAAATACAAGAAAGCTCAAGAAAAAATAGAACAAGAAATACAGTTCCTCAATGATGAAATATCTCGAATAGCTAAGAGTCAAAAAAATTTATATGACAAAGCCATTATGCTTAGTAAGCAAATCAGCCTTTACGAACAATATCTTTCCTCAATTAATAATGATATTCTGTTGATCTCAGAACAGATTCACGAAAAAGACAAGATGATTTTTCATCTTGAGCAAAACATTGAAATTTTTCGAATAAAACTTAAAGCTCTCATAAAAGTGATTTATTTGCTACGTTCCCCTACCTCAAGGTTGGCATTTTTGTTTGGTTCTACTTCTCTTCAAATGGCCTACAATAAATACCTTTACATGAATCATATCAGA includes these proteins:
- a CDS encoding sugar phosphate nucleotidyltransferase, with the protein product MKLIIPMAGQGKRMRPHTLTVPKPLIKLAGKPIVERLIDEIFSLTESPISEIVFIINNFGEEIERYLLQLAHKYQATGHIRHQDKPLGTAHAISCAEEFLEESVIIAFADTLFFTKQKIKTELDSVIWVKEVDNPSAFGVVRVDSENRIIQFHEKPKQLVSNLAIVGVYYFKEASYLKNEIKFLLAEHIMENGEYQLTDALKNLLNKGMNFFALPIDEWLDCGNKDATVYSNKRILERHGENIISSTCSIENSIIIPPCYVGHHVKISNSIIGPFVSIENHTHIKDSIITKSIVQSHSYIVNANIDNSMVGNYVEYHEKHKELNVGDYTIIN
- a CDS encoding DUF4292 domain-containing protein, producing MKKNNYFWLFIFSVNMIVLLTSCKIFKKTSNIPSQSQEQIEQKTVHHHTDSIFKKLERNYLNFTTMSAKFSCTFTDDKKDKTTFSGSLRIRANQLVWVSINTLLNIEFARILLRPDSVFFIDRVGKFYFSGDYLNVSQLFFINMDFDMIYSLLLNKDFSYYETSFFKIMRDENHLRLSTPARTKIKKYVKKREDLERIYMQDIWIDTTYWKIRKQRIKEISNPNQTFTLEYNDFRSIDHNILFPYEYNIEILSDKKFTLSIILEKVSLNDSIITNFRIPSDYKNFLEKK
- a CDS encoding tetratricopeptide repeat protein, whose amino-acid sequence is MSKVIFYFILLGITVTSCRTKKNEVNQPQQHSSITLTTQYIEAFRQAFLQQNETAKDIFNSILETHPWHHPSHYELGKLFFNEGKYDKAIEHLNKAVKLDPNNIWYKILLAQSYIMMGEYKDAIEVYEKLTRQYPNSSDFLIKLGDLYFQANNATKALETFNYLEKKIGPTEEVYRRKFEIYLTIGQEEKAYQELATMLKTIPGNPQYSLKLAEYYFKTGRIHLGYDYLQKTLSYDPSNTLANLYLADYYFLIKDTLKAKEQVNSLIERSDISVDDKVFIVLSLMQKDLYGDSLIIFSFINNLIKQYPDDPKIYALSGDVHFQRNHLSEAIEFWKRSIHLDSSRYLVWENLLYAQFLTDDRQGLFTFVPRAMELFPEQPHLQFFHYYLEFIKQNFEAINSQLKNYVKYFKDKELERFTKILLSLSNLYSVPNTPEEAIVAELEKSGIETFSYMYFCFLIQVKTDTLKALSWASKHPFKNLTHLTYQNAIKAFYEKNYKQASFLIHKTEYQKEFFPEILELAGDIALKEGSSEEAIDWWTYAYALTKSPRINIKLQTQLNYEKK